A stretch of DNA from Sphingomonas ginkgonis:
CGGCTCACGCTGCGCCCAGGCGAAGTAGCGCTGGCCCTTGTGGACGAAGCTCGTGCTGTCGAGGGTGAAGCTGTCCCAGCCGGTATCGACCTTGCCCAGCACCGACCAGCGTCCCGTCATCGGGTCCGGTCCGTCGCAGGCTACCGCATAGGTGCGGATCCGGAACACGTCCTCGCCGCCGCCGCTCGGACCGGCAGCGAAATACATGATCCAGCGCCCGCCAATCAGGTGCATTTCGGGCGCCCAGATAAAGCCCGACATCGGCCCGCTCGCCTGATGCCGCCACAACACCTTCTCGGTCGCGGTCGACAGCCCGGCGATGGTGCGCGAGCGTCGCAGCACCAACCGGTCATATTCCGGCACCGAGCCGGTCATGTAGTACCAGCCGTCGCTGTGCCGGAAGACCTGCGCATCGGCGCGATTGCGTACCAGCGGGTTGACGATCCGGGCCGCCGCGGGCCGGGCCAGCGCGGGGGCCGCGGCGAGCGCCGCACCGGCGGCAACGAAATGGCGGCGGGTGAGGTCAGATGTCATGGTCACTGCTCCGCTGTCGGCCAGCCGTCTGCGCCCCACCGCAAGGGTGCGATGCGCAGCGTCGGGGCGCCTTTGTTCTGCCGGTCGTAGGCGTGGTACACGACATAGTCGGTGCCATCCCGGTCGTGCAGGAAGCCAGCATGGCCCGGCCCGCGCCAGCGCTGCTGTTCCTGCAGGTCGGCGCGAAGGAGGACGGTGCCGCCGCCCTCCAGCATCGAGCTGCCGTCCTTGCCGAGATAGGGTCCGGTGACCGATTTCGATCGCCCGATCACCGTGTAATAGGTGCTGTTCACGCCCTTGCAGCAATAATCATAGGACGCGAGCAGCCAGTAGGCGCCGCCGTGAAGGATGATGAAGGGTGCCTCGACCGTGTCCGGCGCGCCGACCGGCACCGGCCGCCGGGCGATCGCGATCGGCCTCGTACCGCGCGCCGGCTTGCCGGTCGCCGGATCGAGCCGGAACAGCTTCAATCCACTCCAGAAGCTGCCGAGCGCAAGCCACTGACCGCCTGCAGCGTCGATCACCAGGTTGGGGTCGATCGCGTTGAAGTCGTCGCGCTCGGTCGACTGCACCACCAGCCCCTCGTCGCGCCACCCGTAGCCCGGCGCGGCGGGGTCGAGCGTCGGACTGGTGAACAGCCCAACCGCCGAGCGGTTCGAGCCGAAGGTCGAGACCGCATAGTAGAGCCGGTACCGACCGTTCACGAATGAAATGTCGGGAGCCCACATCCCCTTGGTCCCCGGCACCGCTGCTTCCGCCCAGGCAGGAATCCGATCGATCAGCGAGGCAGCCTTGGTCCAGTTCACCAGGTCGGGTGAGGACCGGCTGGTGATGAACCGCCCGCCCTCGTTCGGCATGCTGGTCCCGAAGACGTAGTAGCGATCCTTCTCGCGAATGATCACCGGGTCGTGGACCGGCGTAAGGTCGCCAGCGAGACGGAGGTTGAGCGTGCCCACCAATCCGGTCGGCGCCGGCGCCGCGCCGAGCAGCGCTCCGGCGGCGACCAGCGGAAGCAGGCCTCGCGCGATCCTCATCGCAGCTCCAGCACGACCACCGACTTCGGCGGTAGGGTGACGCTCAGCGTGCCGCCTGTGATCCGCGCGCCCTCGAATGCCGCGGGGTGGACCGTGTTCGGTGCGTCGAAGCTGTTGAGCGCGGTCATCGCCGGCGCGGTCAGGATCTGGCCGCTGGCCATGGTTGCACTGACCCCGGTGAGGCTGGTGGTCACCGGTGCCGGCCGGTTCGGATCGGCGTTCGCCAGCGCGATGTGCACCACTCCCGCCTTGTCCCGAACGGCGGAGGCGGAGACCTGCGGCATGACCCACTGATCCTTGCTGTACCAGCGTGAGTTGACCTCGATCGGCAGCACCGTCGCATCCATCCACGGCTTGTACATGGCGAACACATGATAGGTCGGCGTCAGCACCATTCGCGGTCCATCGGTGAGGATCTGCGCCTGGAGCACGTTCACCATCTGCGCGATCGCGGTCAGCTTCACCCGGTCGGCATGCCGCGCGAAGATGTTGAGGTTGATCGCGGCGACCAGCGCGTCGCGTAGCGTGTTCTGCTGGCGAAGGAAGCCGGGGTTGGTACCGGGATCGCCCGCGTACCAGGTCCCCCACTCGTCGACCGCCAGCCAGATCCGCTTCTGCGGATCATATTTGTCCATGATCGCGCTGTGGCGGGTAATGAGATCATCGATCTTCCACGCGCCCGCCAGCGTCTCGGCCCAGCCGGCCTCGTCGAACTGGGTGGCGGAGGCTCGCGGCGGCCAGCCGCCCGGGACGGTGTAGTAGTGGAGCGACAGCGCGTCGATCTGCCCGGCCGCGTTGCGGATGATCGTCTCGGTCCAGTTGTAGTCGTCGGTGTTGGCGCCCGAAGCGACCTTGGCGATCTGGGTGTTGGCCGGCGCCTTGATGAAGGTCGCGTAGCGACGGGTGACGTCGGCCGCATATTCGGCGCGCATGTTGCCGCCGCAGCCCCACAGCTCGTTGCCGACCCCGAACAAGGGCACCGCCCAGGGCTGCTTGTGACCGTTCTTCGCACGCTCGTTGGCGAGCGATCCGGCGGGCGAGGTCATATACTCGACCCACTCCGCCATCTCCTGCGGCGTGCCGTTGCCGACGTTGCCGGCGATATAGGGCTCGGCGCCGATCTGCTCGACCAGGTCCATGAACTCGTGCGTGCCGACCGCATTGGGCTCGGTCACCCCGCCCCAGTGGGTGTTGATCTTGACGGGCCGCTTGGCGCGCGGGCCGATCCCTTCGCGCCAGTGGTATTCGTCGGCGAAGCAGCCGCCCGGCCAGCGCACCACCGGCACGCCGAGGTTGCGGAGCGCCCCGACCACGTCGCGGCGGAAGCCCCGGGTGTTGGGGATCTTGGAGTTGGGCCCGACCCACAGGCCGCCGTAGATTCCGTTGCCCAGATGCTCGGCGAACTGGGTGAAGATGCGGCGGCTGTAGACCGGACCCGGCCGGTCGCCATGGAGTGTCAGCGAGGCCCCCTCGGCGGGCGGAACGATCCGCTCGAGCGGACGCGGGACGTCCTGCGCAACCGCGGCCCCGCCCAGCAGCAGCATGGCCGTCACGGCGCCCAACAGCTTCCCCTTCACGCGCACTCTCCTCGCCATTGTCGACGGGTCCGCCGCAGGGCAGCCCGCATTGTTGTTCAAAGCGCCTTCACCAGCACCGGCCGGTCGACCGCCTCTCTCGCCCGTGTCAGCGGGTTGCGCAGCGGCAGGGCGAAGGGCTCGGCCTCGATCTCGAACTGGTCGCCGACTTCGGTCCGCACGCCGTCCGAAAAGGACAGGGTCGCCGTTCCGAAGAAATGGACATGGACGTCGCCGGGACGGCGGAACTGGGCATATTTGAAGTGGTGGTGCTCGAGGTTTGCCAGCGTGTGCGACATGTTCGCCTCGCCCGACAGGAACGGCTTTTCCCACAGGATCTTGCCGTCACGGACGATCCGGCTGACTCCCTCGACATGGGCGGGCGGGTCGCCGACCAGGATCTCGGGTCCGAGCGCCGCCTGCCGCAGCTTGGAATGGGCGAGCCACAGATAGTTGTGCCGCTCGGTGACATGGTCGCTGAACTCGTTGGCGAGCGCGAGCCCGATCCGGTGCGGCGTACCGTCCGGCCCGATCAGGTAGATGCCGGCCAGCTCCGGCTCCTCGCCGCCATCCTGCGCATGCGCCGGCATCTCGAGCGGAGCGCCGGGGCCGACCAGCTGCGAGCCGTCGCCCTTGAAGAACCACTCGGGTTGCTGCCCGATCGCGCCGGCCGCAGGCTTGCCGCCCTCCAGCCCCTCGAGGAACATGCGCATCGAGTCGGTCTGGACCGCCGCGTCGGCTGCGGCGCGGTGCATCTTGTCGCGGCCCTCGGCCGAGCCGAGGTGCGTCAGCCCGGTCCCGGCCAGCAGCATGCGGGAGGGTTCCGGATGGTCGATGGGGGCGAGCAGCCGACCGGCCGCCAGCTCCTTGCCGAGATCGACGGTCGCGCCCTGCCCCGCACGCTCGACCCACTCGGCGATGCCCACGCCATCGTCGATCGCTCGTCCGGCAAGCTCGAACACGCTGGACACGCCCGGAACGGTCGACGCTCCGGAAGAAGTGGCGGCGATGACCCCCCGCGTGCCGTCTTCGGAACGATGCTGAAGCAGGCGCAGGCTCATCGACGTCACTCTCCTCCGCGGGACAAGACGACCGGCCCCGCGTGTCGTCTGTTCAGGTCAGGCCGGCTTGCCGTCGACAAGGCGGGGAGCGCCGTTGCCATCGCCACGCAGCTCCGGCGGCAGCAACGCCTCGGCAAGGTTCTGGTAGGCGACCGGCCGCAGGAAGCGGTCGATCGCCAGACTTCCGACGGACGTGGTCCGTGCGTCGGAGGTCGCCGGAAAGGGGCCGCCATGAACCATCGCATGGGTCACCTCGACCCCGGTCGGCCAGCCGTTGGCGAGGATCCGCCCGGCCTTGCGCTCGAGGATCGGGATCAGCCCGGCTGCGAACGCCTCGTCGCTCGGGTCCATCTGGATGGTCGCGGTGAGCTGGCCCTCGGCCACCCGCAGGACCTGGTGGAGCTCCTCCTCGTCGCGGCAGCGGACCAGCAGCGAGGATGGCCCGAACACCTCGTGGCCCAGCGCCGAGTCGGAGAGGAACGCGGCCGCGTCGGTCGCGAAGAAGGCAGCGTCCCCGCTCGCGACACCCTCGCCCACCTCGCCCTGCGCGATCGTCTCGACCGCCGAATGGCCCTGCAGCGCCTCGATGCCGGCGCGATAGGCGGAGTGGATCCCGCCGGTCAGCATCGTCTGGCCGGCGGCCTGGGTCAGCGCAGCGCGCGCGGCCCCGACGAACGCGTCCAGCCCTTCGCCCTCGATGGCCAGCACGAGCCCGGGATTGGTGCAGAACTGGCCCGCGCCCATCGTCAGCGACTGGACGAAGGCGCTGCCCAGCGCCGCGCCGCGCGCCCTGAGCGCCGCGGGTGCCAGCACGACCGGGTTGATGCTCGACATCTCGGCATAGACGGGGATCGGCACGGGCCGCTCCTGCGCGATGCGGACCAGCGCCAGCCCGCCGCCGCGCGAGCCGGTGAAGCCTACGGCCGCAATCCGGGGATCTCGCACCAGCGCCGAGCCAAGTTCGTTGCCGGGGCCGCTCAGATGTCCGAAGACCCCGGCGGGAAGTCCGCACGCGTCCACCGCGCGGTGGATCGCGTTGGCGACCAGCGCACCGGTCGCCGGATGTGCCGGGTGGCCCTTGACCACGACCGGGCAGCCCGCCGCCAAGGCCGACGCGGTGTCGCCCCCCGCGGTCGAGAAGGCGAGCGGGAAGTTGGAAGCACCGAACACCGCGACCGGCCCCAGCGGGATCATCCGCAGCCGGAGGTCGGGACGGGGCAGCGGTTGCCGGTCGGGCAGCGCGGGATCGATCCGCAGGCCCAGCCACGCCCCGCGCCGCACGACGTCGGCGAACAGCTTGAGTTGGCCAACCGTCCGGCCGCGCTCGCCCTCAAGCCGCGCCCGCGGCAGGCCGCTCTCGCGCATGGCGGTGACGATCAGATCGTCGCCGATGCCCATGATCTCGGCGCCGATCCGCTCGAGGAACGCCGCGCGGGTCTCGCGGTCGGTTGAACGGTAGGCGTCGAACGCCGCCTCGGCCGCGGCGCAGGCGCTGTCGACCTCATCCGCGCCGTGGACCGGGAACGTGTCGCCCCAAGTGGCGCCGGTCGACGGATCGACGGACTGGAAGCCCGCAGGCGGCTCGGAAAGGACAGAATCGGTCATAGTTACCCCCTTCATTACTCCGACTTATTCTGTCAACTGGAAGCTTGTGATTTGGGTTTCGCAGCCGAACTTCGCTTGTTAGGTCGGCAGGGGGAGAAGAAGGGAAATGACCGAGCTGGCCAGACCGGAACGGGACAGTGGCGGAGAGCCGTCCGACTCCGCCCGCGCGCCGCGCGGGACGGGCCGGCGTCTTCACGGAGCCATCGCGCACAAGCTGGGCATGGCGATCGTCTCGGGTGAATACGCGCCCGGCGACACGCTGTCCGGCGAGGTTGCCTTCTCCGAAGCGCTAGATGTTTCGCGCAGCGCGTACCGCGAAGCGATCCAGGTCCTCGCCGCGAAGGGCCTGGTCGAAAGCCGCCCCAAGGCCGGTACCCGGGTCCTTCCCCGCTCGCGCTGGAACCTGCTCGACCCGGACGTGCTTGGCTGGGCCTTCTCGGGTGAGCCCGATCACGCCTTCGTCCGCTCGCTGTTCGAACTGCGCTCGGTGGTCGAACCCGCCGCCGCCCGCTTCGCCGCCGAGCGCCGCGACCGGGCCGACCTGAAGGCGATGAAGGATGCGCTCGGCGGAATGCGCCGCCACACGCTCGCGACCGACGCCGGCCGCGCCGCTGACCGCGACTTCCACGACGCCATCCTCCGCGCGACCCGCAACGACGCGATGATGGTGCTCAGCGCCAGCATCGGCGCGGCGGTGAACTGGACGACCCGCTACAAGCAGCGCGCCCGCGAGCTGCCTCGCAACCCGATTCCCGACCATGCCAAGGTCTATGAGGCCATCCTTGCCGGCGACGGCGAGGCAGCGGCGCTGGCGATGCGGACCCTGGTCGAGCTGGCGCTCGAGGACACCAGCAGCTCGATGGAGGCGTGAGCCCCTACCCCGCGGTGACCGTCTCGTCCGGCAGCGCCTGGGTCGGCTTGGCCCCCCACAACGCGTAGAAGAGGATATAAAGCTCGCACGCAGCGGTCAGCAGGAAGCTCGACTGCAGGCCGTAGCGATCGGCGAGCCAGCCCTGCACCACCACCAGCGCGCCGCCGGCGATCGCCATGATCAGCAGCCCCGATCCTTCTTCGGTCAGCGGACCGAGACCCTTGATCCCGAGGGTGAAGATGGTCGGGAACATGATCGAATGGAACAGCCCGACCGAGATCAGCGCCCACATCGCAATCGGTCCCGTCGAGAAGACCGTGACCAGCATGACGAGGAAGGCTGCGACCGACACGGCGGCGAGCACCTTCTCCGCCTCGATCCGCTGCATGATCGCCGAGCCAGCGAACCGGCCCACCATCATCCCGCCCCACAGGAAGGTCAGGTAGCGGCCCGCCTGTTCGTGGGTCAGATTGGCGATGGTCGGCTGGCTGACGAAGTTCACGAACAGGTTGGCGACGCCGATCTCCGCGATGAGGTAGATGAAGATCGCGGGCACGCCGAAGACGAGGTTGCGGTGCTTCCACAGCGAGTGATTGCTCCGCTCCTCGCGTGCGACCCGGCTGGTCGCGCTGCCCATCGCCGGCAGTCGGAAGCGGCCGATCACCACGGCCAGGACTACGAGCACCACCGCCACCAGCACATAGGGCAGGATTACCGAATGGGCGTCCGCCAGGCGGTCGGCGGCGCTCAGCACCGTGCCCTCCTGCGCCGTGCCGCTCTTCGACCGGCCGAGGATCAGATAGGCACCGAACAGCGGCGCCAACATCGTCCCCGCCGAATTCATCGCCTGCACCAGGTTGAGCCGCGACGAGGAGGTCTCCGGCGAGCCGATCACCGCGACATAGGGGTTGGCCGCCACCTGCAGAAGGGTGATCCCGCTGGCGATGACGAACAGCATGGCGAGCGTCACGCCATAGGACGGGAGGCTGGCGGCCAGCACCATGCCGAGCGCGCCGGCCGCCATGATCAGCAGCCCCGTCACCAGCGACCGTTGGTAGCCGATCCGCTCGATCAGCTTGGCCGACGGGATCGAGGCAACAAAATAGGCGATGAACCAGACGCTCTCGATCAGCGTCGTCTGCGTGTAGTTGAGGTCGAACACGGCGCGCAGATGCGGCAACAGCGTGTTGTTGATGACCGTGATGAAGCCCCACATGAAGAAGAGGCTGGCGAGCAGGGTCAGCGCCGGGCGGTAGGAACTCCCGCTGGCGGCAGGTCCGGCGGGGGCCGTTGAGGCGACCGAAGCGGGCATGCGTATTTTCCTCTCGATTTCGGCCGGTAACATGCCGACAGGGTTGTTCTTTTCTGTATTGTCTGAGTATAAGCCCGCGCTCGGAGCGTCAACTCCACAACGGCTCCCGACAACGACAATCCAGAGAGGGGTTTCCATGCGTCATTCGATCACCGGCGCGCTGCTCGCGGCGGCAGTGTCGCTGCCCGGCGCGGCGTCCGCCGCGACCGTGTCGCGGGCGCCGTTCGGAACGTTGCCGGACGGCTCGCGTGTCGAAATCGTCACGCTCACCGGTGCCAATGGCGTGCGCGCGCGCATCATGACCTATGGCGCGACCCTCCAGGCGTTAGAAGTTCCCGACCGCGCGGGCCGGCGCGCCGACGTCGAGCTCGGCTACGACCGCCTCGACGATTACGTCACCCATCCCAATTTCTGGGGCCAGACGATCGGCCGCTACGCCAACCGCATCGCGGGCGGCCGCTTCTCGCTTGACGGCCGGAGCTACCAGCTGCCGCTCAACGACAAGACCAATTCGCTTCACGGCGGCACGCAGGGTTTCGACAAGCGGAACTGGCGCATCACCGATACCGGCAACCGCGACGGCGCCGCCAGCGTCACCATGACGCTGGTCAGCCCGGCAGGCGACCAGGGCTATCCCGGGACGCTGACGGCGACGGCGACCTATTCGCTCGACGATCGCGGCTCGCTGACGATCGACTATGGCGCGACGACCGATGCGCCGACGATCGTCAACATGACCAATCATGCAATCTTCAATCTCGGCGGCGAGGGCGCGCCGGGCGGCATCCTTCGCCATCGCATGACCATCCCGGCGCGCCGCTACACGCCCGTCAATGCCCAGCTGATCCCGACAGGCGAGCTCAAGCCGGTTGCCGGGACGGTCTTCGACTTCACCCGCGCCCGCACGATCGAGGACGGGATCAGGGATGGCCGGGACCCGCAGATCGTCGCCGGCCGCGGCTATGATCATAATTTCGCGATCGATGCCGGCCTCACCACCGCGCCCAAGCTGATGGTTCATCTCGAGGATCCCATGTCGGGCCGCACGCTCGACGTGCTCTCCGACCAGCCGGGCCTGCAGGTCTATACCGGCAACTTCCTCGACGGCACCCTCGTCGGCAAGGGCGGCCATGTCTATCGCATGGGCGACGGCATCGCCCTGGAACCGCAGCGCTTTCCCGACACGCCAAACCAGCCCGCCTTTGGCTCGGCCCGGCTCAATCCCGGGCAGACCTATCATCACCGGATGATTTTCCGCGTGTCGACCGTTCGCTAGTTTACCGTCCGCCAGCTTAGAGTAATCCTCCGATCATGAGCACCGAGACCCCGGCCAAGCTGCGTTCGCGCGCCTGGTTCGACAATCCCGCCAACATCGACATGACCGCGCTCTATCTCGAGCGCTACTTGAACTTCGGGATCAGTCTCGAGGAACTCCGCTCCGGTCGGCCGATCATCGGCATCGCCCAGACCGGCAGTGATCTCTCCCCCTGCAACCGGCACCACCTCGTGCTGGCCGAGCGGCTCCGCGAAGGCATTCGCGACGCGGGCGGGCTCGCGATCGAGTTCCCGGTTCATCCGATCCAGGAAACGGGCAAGCGGCCCACCGCCGGGCTCGACCGCAACCTTGCCTATCTCGGCCTGGTCGAGATCCTCTACGGCTACCCGCTCGACGGCGTCGTTCTCACCATCGGCTGCGACAAGACCACCCCGGCCTGCCTGATGGCCGCCGCGACCGTCAACATCCCGGCCATCGCTTTGTCGGTCGGCCCGATGCTCAACGGCTGGCACAAGGGCGAGCGGACCGGCTCGGGCACGATCGTCTGGAAAGCCCGGCAGATGCTCGCCGCGGGCGAAATCGACGACGCGCAGTTCATCCAGCTGGTCGCCAGCTCGGCACCGTCGACCGGCTACTGCAACACGATGGGCACGGCGACGACGATGAACTCGCTCGCCGAGGCACTCGGCATGTCGCTGCCCGGCTCGGCCGCGATTCCCGCACCCTACCGCGATCGGCAGGAAAGCGCCTACTGGACCGGCAAGCGGATCGTCGAGATGGTCGCCGAGGACCTCAAGCCCTCCGACATTCTGACGCTGGACGCCTTCCACAACGCGATCGCGGTCAACTCCGCGATCGGGGGCTCGACCAACGCCCCGATCCACCTTGCCGCGCTCGCCCGCCATGTCGGAGTCGAGCTTCCGCTCAAGGACTGGGAGCACAAGGGGCATCAGGTCCCGCTGCTGGTCAACCTCCAGCCCGCCGGCGAGTATCTGGGCGAGGATTACTACCGCGCCGGCGGCGTTCCGGCGGTGGTCGGGCAGCTGATGCGCCACGGCCTGATCGCCGAGGACGCGCTGACCGTGAACGGCCGCAGCATCGGCGACAACTGCCGCGACGCGACGATCGAGGACGAGAAGGTCATCCGGCCCTTCGACAATCCGCTTCGCGACGAGGCGGGCTTCATCGTGCTCAGCGGCAACCTCTTCGATGCCGCCATCATGAAGACCAGCGTGATCTCCCCCGAGTTCCGCGACCGCTATCTCTCCAACCCCGATGACCCGGAAGCCTTCGAAGGGCCCGCGGTCGTGTTCGACGGACCGGAGGACTATCACGACCGGATCGACGATCCCGCAGTCGGGATCACCACCGAGACCTTGCTGTTCATGCGCGGCGCCGGCCCGATCGGCTATCCTGGCGCGGCCGAGGTCGTGAACATGCGCCCGCCCGCCTACCTGATCACCGAAGGCGTTCACGCGCTGCCCTGCATCGGCGACGGGCGGCAGTCGGGCACCAGCGGTTCGCCCTCCATCCTCAACGCTAGCCCCGAAGCAGCCGCGTTGGGCGGCTTGGCCCTCCTCCGCACCGGCGACCGGGTCCGGATCGACCTGCGGCAACGCCGCGCCGACGTGCTGATACCGGACTCGGAACTGGCGGAGCGCCGCGCCGCGCTGCAGGCGGAGGGGGGCTACGGCTATCCGGCCTCGCAGACCCCGTGGCAGGAAATGCAGCGCGGCTGCGTCGGCCAGCTCAGTACCGGCGCCATCCTCGAGGGCGCCGAGAAGTATCAGCGGATCGCGCAAACCAAGGGCGTTCCGCGCGACAATCACTGACCGCGCTGAGGGTCGATCTGCCCCCGTGATCGGCCCACTCCTGAAACGTGGACCCGCTCGTCGGCACTAGTCCTTCGAGCGGGGCCACGTGCTCGCCGCGCTGCGCTACCATGGCGCCATGCAGCGGTTTGGCGCGCGGATCCTCGGGCTGGGCGGCCTTGCGCTGCTGACGGCGGTGGGCACGCCCTCCTCCTCCACTCCATCGGTCCAGCGCCTGCAGGGTTCGGTCGGCTGGAGGCCGCTGGTCATTCGCGCCGCG
This window harbors:
- a CDS encoding sugar MFS transporter; the encoded protein is MPASVASTAPAGPAASGSSYRPALTLLASLFFMWGFITVINNTLLPHLRAVFDLNYTQTTLIESVWFIAYFVASIPSAKLIERIGYQRSLVTGLLIMAAGALGMVLAASLPSYGVTLAMLFVIASGITLLQVAANPYVAVIGSPETSSSRLNLVQAMNSAGTMLAPLFGAYLILGRSKSGTAQEGTVLSAADRLADAHSVILPYVLVAVVLVVLAVVIGRFRLPAMGSATSRVAREERSNHSLWKHRNLVFGVPAIFIYLIAEIGVANLFVNFVSQPTIANLTHEQAGRYLTFLWGGMMVGRFAGSAIMQRIEAEKVLAAVSVAAFLVMLVTVFSTGPIAMWALISVGLFHSIMFPTIFTLGIKGLGPLTEEGSGLLIMAIAGGALVVVQGWLADRYGLQSSFLLTAACELYILFYALWGAKPTQALPDETVTAG
- a CDS encoding IlvD/Edd family dehydratase — encoded protein: MSTETPAKLRSRAWFDNPANIDMTALYLERYLNFGISLEELRSGRPIIGIAQTGSDLSPCNRHHLVLAERLREGIRDAGGLAIEFPVHPIQETGKRPTAGLDRNLAYLGLVEILYGYPLDGVVLTIGCDKTTPACLMAAATVNIPAIALSVGPMLNGWHKGERTGSGTIVWKARQMLAAGEIDDAQFIQLVASSAPSTGYCNTMGTATTMNSLAEALGMSLPGSAAIPAPYRDRQESAYWTGKRIVEMVAEDLKPSDILTLDAFHNAIAVNSAIGGSTNAPIHLAALARHVGVELPLKDWEHKGHQVPLLVNLQPAGEYLGEDYYRAGGVPAVVGQLMRHGLIAEDALTVNGRSIGDNCRDATIEDEKVIRPFDNPLRDEAGFIVLSGNLFDAAIMKTSVISPEFRDRYLSNPDDPEAFEGPAVVFDGPEDYHDRIDDPAVGITTETLLFMRGAGPIGYPGAAEVVNMRPPAYLITEGVHALPCIGDGRQSGTSGSPSILNASPEAAALGGLALLRTGDRVRIDLRQRRADVLIPDSELAERRAALQAEGGYGYPASQTPWQEMQRGCVGQLSTGAILEGAEKYQRIAQTKGVPRDNH
- a CDS encoding alpha-N-arabinofuranosidase codes for the protein MARRVRVKGKLLGAVTAMLLLGGAAVAQDVPRPLERIVPPAEGASLTLHGDRPGPVYSRRIFTQFAEHLGNGIYGGLWVGPNSKIPNTRGFRRDVVGALRNLGVPVVRWPGGCFADEYHWREGIGPRAKRPVKINTHWGGVTEPNAVGTHEFMDLVEQIGAEPYIAGNVGNGTPQEMAEWVEYMTSPAGSLANERAKNGHKQPWAVPLFGVGNELWGCGGNMRAEYAADVTRRYATFIKAPANTQIAKVASGANTDDYNWTETIIRNAAGQIDALSLHYYTVPGGWPPRASATQFDEAGWAETLAGAWKIDDLITRHSAIMDKYDPQKRIWLAVDEWGTWYAGDPGTNPGFLRQQNTLRDALVAAINLNIFARHADRVKLTAIAQMVNVLQAQILTDGPRMVLTPTYHVFAMYKPWMDATVLPIEVNSRWYSKDQWVMPQVSASAVRDKAGVVHIALANADPNRPAPVTTSLTGVSATMASGQILTAPAMTALNSFDAPNTVHPAAFEGARITGGTLSVTLPPKSVVVLELR
- a CDS encoding arabinan endo-1,5-alpha-L-arabinosidase, with the protein product MRIARGLLPLVAAGALLGAAPAPTGLVGTLNLRLAGDLTPVHDPVIIREKDRYYVFGTSMPNEGGRFITSRSSPDLVNWTKAASLIDRIPAWAEAAVPGTKGMWAPDISFVNGRYRLYYAVSTFGSNRSAVGLFTSPTLDPAAPGYGWRDEGLVVQSTERDDFNAIDPNLVIDAAGGQWLALGSFWSGLKLFRLDPATGKPARGTRPIAIARRPVPVGAPDTVEAPFIILHGGAYWLLASYDYCCKGVNSTYYTVIGRSKSVTGPYLGKDGSSMLEGGGTVLLRADLQEQQRWRGPGHAGFLHDRDGTDYVVYHAYDRQNKGAPTLRIAPLRWGADGWPTAEQ
- a CDS encoding FadR/GntR family transcriptional regulator translates to MTELARPERDSGGEPSDSARAPRGTGRRLHGAIAHKLGMAIVSGEYAPGDTLSGEVAFSEALDVSRSAYREAIQVLAAKGLVESRPKAGTRVLPRSRWNLLDPDVLGWAFSGEPDHAFVRSLFELRSVVEPAAARFAAERRDRADLKAMKDALGGMRRHTLATDAGRAADRDFHDAILRATRNDAMMVLSASIGAAVNWTTRYKQRARELPRNPIPDHAKVYEAILAGDGEAAALAMRTLVELALEDTSSSMEA
- the araD1 gene encoding AraD1 family protein yields the protein MSLRLLQHRSEDGTRGVIAATSSGASTVPGVSSVFELAGRAIDDGVGIAEWVERAGQGATVDLGKELAAGRLLAPIDHPEPSRMLLAGTGLTHLGSAEGRDKMHRAAADAAVQTDSMRMFLEGLEGGKPAAGAIGQQPEWFFKGDGSQLVGPGAPLEMPAHAQDGGEEPELAGIYLIGPDGTPHRIGLALANEFSDHVTERHNYLWLAHSKLRQAALGPEILVGDPPAHVEGVSRIVRDGKILWEKPFLSGEANMSHTLANLEHHHFKYAQFRRPGDVHVHFFGTATLSFSDGVRTEVGDQFEIEAEPFALPLRNPLTRAREAVDRPVLVKAL
- a CDS encoding aldehyde dehydrogenase (NADP(+)), which encodes MTDSVLSEPPAGFQSVDPSTGATWGDTFPVHGADEVDSACAAAEAAFDAYRSTDRETRAAFLERIGAEIMGIGDDLIVTAMRESGLPRARLEGERGRTVGQLKLFADVVRRGAWLGLRIDPALPDRQPLPRPDLRLRMIPLGPVAVFGASNFPLAFSTAGGDTASALAAGCPVVVKGHPAHPATGALVANAIHRAVDACGLPAGVFGHLSGPGNELGSALVRDPRIAAVGFTGSRGGGLALVRIAQERPVPIPVYAEMSSINPVVLAPAALRARGAALGSAFVQSLTMGAGQFCTNPGLVLAIEGEGLDAFVGAARAALTQAAGQTMLTGGIHSAYRAGIEALQGHSAVETIAQGEVGEGVASGDAAFFATDAAAFLSDSALGHEVFGPSSLLVRCRDEEELHQVLRVAEGQLTATIQMDPSDEAFAAGLIPILERKAGRILANGWPTGVEVTHAMVHGGPFPATSDARTTSVGSLAIDRFLRPVAYQNLAEALLPPELRGDGNGAPRLVDGKPA
- a CDS encoding aldose epimerase family protein, with the translated sequence MRHSITGALLAAAVSLPGAASAATVSRAPFGTLPDGSRVEIVTLTGANGVRARIMTYGATLQALEVPDRAGRRADVELGYDRLDDYVTHPNFWGQTIGRYANRIAGGRFSLDGRSYQLPLNDKTNSLHGGTQGFDKRNWRITDTGNRDGAASVTMTLVSPAGDQGYPGTLTATATYSLDDRGSLTIDYGATTDAPTIVNMTNHAIFNLGGEGAPGGILRHRMTIPARRYTPVNAQLIPTGELKPVAGTVFDFTRARTIEDGIRDGRDPQIVAGRGYDHNFAIDAGLTTAPKLMVHLEDPMSGRTLDVLSDQPGLQVYTGNFLDGTLVGKGGHVYRMGDGIALEPQRFPDTPNQPAFGSARLNPGQTYHHRMIFRVSTVR